A window from Candidatus Schekmanbacteria bacterium encodes these proteins:
- a CDS encoding NADH-quinone oxidoreductase subunit B, producing the protein VDALVNWARKSSLWPLPFGTACCAIEFMSVVSSHYDLSRFGAEVVRFSPRQADLLIVAGTITDKMAPVLKKIYDQMPEPKWVLSMGACASSGGFYRAYHVVQSIKEIIPVDVFVAGCPPTPENLIHGIMMIQKIVEKDSVKNARG; encoded by the coding sequence AGTAGATGCTCTTGTCAATTGGGCAAGAAAAAGCTCTCTTTGGCCCTTGCCTTTTGGGACAGCTTGTTGCGCCATTGAATTTATGTCGGTAGTTTCATCACATTATGACTTATCCCGCTTTGGCGCAGAGGTTGTTAGATTTTCTCCCAGGCAGGCAGATCTTCTTATAGTTGCAGGCACAATTACGGACAAAATGGCGCCTGTCCTCAAAAAAATATATGACCAAATGCCTGAACCGAAATGGGTGCTTTCAATGGGTGCGTGCGCATCATCAGGAGGATTTTATAGAGCATATCATGTCGTTCAAAGTATCAAGGAGATTATTCCTGTTGATGTATTTGTAGCAGGTTGTCCGCCTACTCCAGAGAATTTGATTCATGGAATTATGATGATTCAAAAGATTGTTGAAAAGGATTCTGTGAAAAATGCTCGAGGATAA